From Drosophila nasuta strain 15112-1781.00 chromosome X, ASM2355853v1, whole genome shotgun sequence, one genomic window encodes:
- the LOC132796476 gene encoding uncharacterized protein LOC132796476 — protein MLSNFSRCLMLGFVVILLELSSAAPPVRSPHKIVEEEPDQVEGRSGRLLDHFNHRYPDGSYEFRFELDDGTARYERGYFAYVDEVKTLMVVGYYSYRMPDGRYITVFYNADQFGYRQNQSITPETYPNLPRSIEVPVFKEATTAQQQPQQQQQQQHAQSQRLQQSSISSTSSSTATSSSSSSSTSSTSTSSSTSPRAPNRRGRY, from the exons TAATGCTGGGATTTGTTGTCATTCTGTTGGAATTGAGCTCAGCAGCTCCACCTGTGCGTTCTCCACACAAGATTGTGGAGGAGGAACCCGATCAAGTGGAGGGCAGAAGTGGACGTCTATTGGATCACTTCAATCATCGCTATCCCGATGGCAGCTACGAGTTTCGCTTCGAGCTGGACGATGGCACAGCGCGCTATGAACGCGGATACTTTGCCTATGTGGATGAAGTGAAGACCTTAATGGTCGTCGGTTATTACTCGTATCGCATGCCTGATGGACGCTACATTACCGTCTTCTACAATGCGGATCAGTTTGGATATCGACAGAATCAAT CCATAACACCTGAAACCTATCCCAATTTGCCGCGCTCCATTGAGGTGCCCGTGTTCAAGGAGGCGACGACagctcagcagcagccacagcaacaacaacagcaacagcacgcTCAAAGCCAGCGTTTGCAACAGTCAAGCATATCCTCCACATCCTCCTCCACAGCCACATCCTCGTCCTCATCCTCGTCCACATCCTCAACGTCAACATCCTCATCGACTTCGCCTAGAGCTCCCAATCGTAGGGGCCGCTACTGA